In one Sporomusa sphaeroides DSM 2875 genomic region, the following are encoded:
- a CDS encoding response regulator transcription factor, producing MAQYSVVIVDDDEKIVRLLKAYFEKESFAVFTAYDGLAALTAVKEHAPDIVVLDLMLPELDGWEVCRRLRQESEVAILMLTARDEESDRLVGLELGADDYVAKPFSPREVVARAKAILRRVGRAINKADILRFGLLEIDSLRHQVVFNGNVVELTPTEFKILELLAKKPGQVFSRLQIVDAVQGYAFEGFERTIDAHVKNLRRKIGDNPKEPRYIQTVYGIGYKFGGEYE from the coding sequence ATGGCCCAGTATTCTGTAGTTATTGTTGATGATGATGAAAAAATTGTCCGGTTGTTGAAAGCGTATTTTGAAAAAGAAAGCTTTGCCGTGTTTACTGCCTATGATGGTTTGGCTGCGCTGACTGCGGTAAAAGAACATGCTCCTGATATTGTTGTGCTGGATCTTATGCTGCCTGAACTTGACGGCTGGGAAGTATGCCGGCGCCTGCGGCAGGAGAGTGAGGTAGCGATACTTATGCTGACAGCACGGGATGAGGAGAGTGACCGTTTGGTTGGCCTGGAGCTGGGGGCTGATGATTATGTTGCCAAGCCATTCAGCCCACGGGAAGTGGTGGCCAGAGCCAAAGCCATTCTGCGGCGGGTAGGACGCGCAATAAATAAAGCCGATATTTTGCGTTTCGGCTTGCTTGAAATTGATTCTTTGCGCCATCAGGTTGTATTTAATGGCAATGTTGTTGAACTTACTCCCACAGAGTTTAAGATATTGGAACTGCTTGCTAAAAAACCGGGTCAGGTATTTTCCCGGCTGCAAATTGTTGACGCAGTGCAGGGCTATGCGTTTGAGGGCTTTGAGCGTACCATTGATGCCCATGTGAAAAACCTGCGCCGTAAGATTGGCGACAACCCTAAAGAACCGCGGTATATTCAAACCGTATACGGTATCGGGTACAAGTTCGGAGGAGAATATGAATAG
- the noc gene encoding nucleoid occlusion protein encodes MRNLARLFGIGDASPNVPEVVAEAVPELVPSVAGEQRDTANDASDTAIEVSASELQSVQRVSPEIIVPNPFQPRKTFHDESLQELSASIREFGVIQPLLVRRQGERFELIAGERRLRASKLAGLDEVPVIVRELDDKEMAELAMIENLQREDLHFLEEAEGYQHLIASFNFTQEELARRVGKNQSTIANKLRLLKLAPEVRQAVVGQSLTERHARALLKLEDTRVQMEVLDGVRENGLNVRATEDLIETYTDNISREKNNKEVTPKQTLVKIIKDVRIFINTINSVISQMKKSGMDIKVKQDIEGDYVTINIQVKNSRK; translated from the coding sequence ATGAGAAATTTGGCCAGGTTATTTGGCATCGGAGATGCTTCGCCAAATGTTCCCGAAGTTGTTGCCGAGGCTGTCCCGGAATTGGTTCCGTCAGTTGCCGGTGAACAGCGTGATACAGCTAATGATGCTTCTGATACTGCGATAGAGGTTAGTGCCAGCGAGCTGCAATCAGTGCAGCGGGTTTCACCGGAAATCATTGTGCCCAATCCTTTTCAGCCGCGTAAGACTTTCCATGACGAGTCGCTGCAGGAATTGTCCGCATCTATCCGGGAGTTCGGTGTAATTCAGCCGCTGTTAGTCCGCCGCCAGGGAGAACGCTTCGAACTTATTGCCGGTGAACGGCGGCTTAGGGCCTCAAAACTGGCTGGCCTTGACGAAGTTCCGGTCATAGTACGCGAGCTGGACGACAAGGAAATGGCTGAATTAGCGATGATTGAGAATCTTCAGCGGGAAGATCTGCATTTCCTGGAGGAGGCTGAAGGCTATCAGCATCTGATTGCCAGTTTTAATTTTACTCAGGAGGAATTAGCCAGACGGGTAGGCAAAAACCAATCAACCATTGCCAATAAACTCCGTTTGTTAAAACTTGCGCCGGAAGTGCGCCAAGCTGTTGTGGGACAAAGTTTGACAGAGCGCCATGCGCGTGCGTTGTTGAAACTGGAAGATACGCGTGTGCAAATGGAAGTGCTTGACGGGGTCAGGGAAAATGGTCTAAATGTCCGGGCAACAGAAGACTTGATTGAAACCTATACAGATAATATTTCCCGGGAAAAGAATAATAAAGAAGTCACCCCAAAACAGACGCTGGTTAAAATAATCAAAGATGTCCGCATTTTTATTAATACTATTAACAGTGTAATCAGCCAGATGAAGAAAAGCGGTATGGATATAAAGGTTAAACAGGATATTGAGGGCGATTATGTTACTATTAATATTCAGGTGAAAAATAGCCGTAAATAA
- a CDS encoding sensor histidine kinase yields the protein MNSITYRITGLMFLMVLFTVVSLITLAEWQMTDLFHNYLLGSSDRMTDGFSGHQPMHGQLLGASELIYLSSVHRALIWVGLAILVFGLGVSFALARSITVPLRKLNQAAAQIAEGHFGQKVLVESKDEVGQLANAFNHMTEVLAVNNRLRRQLLVDVAHELKTPLTVIQGNLEGMIDGVVARDSGQLHSLLDETKQLNRMIKDLRELSLAEAGQLSLEKEPADLCQLLTRAVNMLKPLAEEKDIAIQVIAPQPVMADIDIQRLNQVVYNLLTNAIRYTPPGGEITVELRETAEAGSCWRQIAIQDTGQGIPAEHLPHIFNHFYRVNAARDRRSGGSGIGLAIVKRLVELHGGKIMVESQLGKGSIFYVYLPR from the coding sequence ATGAATAGCATTACTTACCGGATTACCGGACTCATGTTTTTGATGGTATTGTTTACCGTTGTTAGTTTGATCACACTGGCAGAATGGCAAATGACAGATTTATTTCATAATTATCTTTTAGGCAGCAGTGACAGGATGACTGACGGATTTTCGGGTCATCAGCCAATGCACGGGCAGCTGCTGGGCGCCTCTGAATTGATCTATTTATCCTCGGTACACCGGGCGCTGATCTGGGTTGGATTAGCCATTTTAGTATTTGGCTTAGGTGTCAGTTTTGCCCTGGCGCGCAGCATAACTGTACCCCTGCGAAAATTGAATCAGGCGGCGGCACAAATTGCCGAAGGCCATTTTGGCCAAAAAGTGCTGGTAGAGTCAAAGGATGAGGTGGGTCAGCTGGCCAACGCTTTTAACCATATGACCGAAGTGTTGGCGGTTAATAACCGTTTGCGCCGGCAGCTGCTGGTAGATGTCGCCCATGAGCTGAAAACACCGCTTACCGTCATTCAGGGAAATCTGGAAGGCATGATTGACGGGGTAGTGGCCAGAGACAGTGGACAGCTGCACTCTCTTTTGGATGAGACAAAACAGCTTAACCGGATGATTAAAGATTTACGGGAATTATCGCTGGCCGAGGCCGGGCAGCTGTCGCTGGAAAAGGAGCCGGCCGATTTGTGTCAGCTGCTGACAAGAGCCGTCAATATGCTAAAGCCTTTGGCTGAAGAAAAAGATATTGCCATTCAGGTTATTGCGCCACAACCGGTAATGGCAGATATTGATATTCAGCGTCTGAACCAGGTTGTATATAACCTGCTTACCAATGCTATTCGCTACACGCCTCCTGGCGGTGAGATAACGGTTGAGCTGCGGGAGACAGCAGAGGCAGGCAGCTGCTGGCGGCAGATAGCGATTCAGGATACAGGCCAGGGAATTCCCGCTGAGCATCTTCCCCATATTTTTAATCATTTTTATCGTGTGAATGCCGCGCGTGACCGCCGGAGCGGCGGGTCGGGCATTGGTTTGGCGATAGTCAAACGACTGGTTGAGCTTCATGGCGGCAAAATCATGGTTGAGAGCCAACTTGGCAAAGGCAGCATATTTTATGTTTATTTACCCCGGTAA